One window from the genome of Peptostreptococcaceae bacterium encodes:
- a CDS encoding stage 0 sporulation protein, which yields MIKVAGIRFKEVGKIYYFDPGEFEIEQGQSVVVETVRGIEYGKVAIGSRFVPQKEVYQPLKKILRIATEEDDKKNEENKKQEKEAFELCQCKIEKHKLEMKLIDVEFTFDNNKIIFYFTADGRVDFRELVKDLASVFRTRIELR from the coding sequence ATGATAAAGGTGGCTGGAATAAGATTCAAGGAAGTGGGCAAGATATATTATTTTGACCCGGGTGAATTTGAAATAGAGCAAGGACAAAGCGTAGTAGTTGAAACCGTAAGGGGTATAGAGTACGGAAAAGTTGCTATAGGTTCAAGGTTCGTGCCTCAAAAAGAGGTGTATCAACCGCTTAAAAAGATCTTGAGAATAGCGACGGAGGAAGACGATAAAAAGAATGAAGAAAATAAGAAGCAGGAAAAAGAAGCGTTTGAGCTTTGCCAATGCAAAATAGAAAAGCACAAACTTGAAATGAAATTAATCGATGTCGAATTCACATTCGACAACAATAAAATAATATTTTATTTTACAGCCGATGGAAGAGTGGACTTCAGGGAATTGGTAAAGGATTTGGCGTCTGTTTTTAGAACACGAATTGAGCTTAGG
- the holB gene encoding DNA polymerase III subunit delta', with amino-acid sequence MAYRNLTGHEMVKNYLKKALFNGVLSHAYFFEGQSGVGKFEMAKEFAKAVNCQEVSGEACDACLSCRKANLGNHPDIIVIGPDGRSIKNEQVKAIQTEMHLKPYESRRKVFIIDSADTMTPQAQNSLLKVLEEPPSSCLVILVSANAAGLLPTVKSRCQKLHFDGNESGILPSANIEGLTIGKARAIDEGFRFAGDCLTGDIKSMLESSEALSKLDRGECLNNLSVILTCFRDLSVYKETKNGKFIVNHDKINDIINLECKADGKAFYRIVEALMDAIEEINRTVNQQMAVDHLILKIQEALQ; translated from the coding sequence ATGGCATATAGAAATCTCACAGGCCATGAAATGGTTAAAAATTATCTTAAAAAAGCCCTATTTAACGGGGTTCTTTCCCATGCATATTTTTTTGAGGGGCAATCAGGGGTCGGCAAGTTTGAAATGGCGAAGGAATTTGCAAAGGCGGTCAATTGCCAGGAAGTAAGTGGCGAGGCTTGTGATGCGTGTCTCAGCTGTCGAAAGGCGAATCTGGGCAACCATCCTGACATAATTGTGATTGGTCCCGACGGAAGAAGCATAAAGAACGAGCAAGTTAAGGCTATCCAGACGGAAATGCATCTTAAGCCCTATGAAAGCCGCAGAAAGGTATTTATAATAGACAGTGCCGATACAATGACCCCGCAGGCGCAAAACAGTTTGCTGAAGGTTCTGGAAGAGCCTCCGTCTTCGTGTCTTGTAATTCTCGTTAGCGCAAATGCTGCAGGCCTTCTTCCGACAGTGAAGTCACGCTGTCAAAAACTGCATTTCGACGGAAATGAGAGTGGAATCTTGCCATCAGCAAATATTGAAGGTTTGACGATTGGCAAGGCCCGGGCAATTGATGAGGGCTTCCGGTTTGCTGGGGATTGTCTGACGGGAGACATAAAATCCATGCTGGAGTCTTCCGAAGCATTGTCAAAGTTGGACCGCGGGGAGTGCTTGAACAACCTTTCAGTGATTTTGACCTGTTTTAGAGACTTATCCGTCTATAAAGAGACAAAGAACGGAAAATTTATCGTCAATCATGATAAAATTAACGATATAATAAACTTGGAATGCAAAGCGGACGGAAAAGCCTTCTATAGAATTGTCGAGGCCTTGATGGATGCAATAGAGGAAATTAATAGAACTGTAAACCAGCAGATGGCCGTGGACCATCTGATTCTAAAAATACAGGAGGCGCTGCAATGA
- a CDS encoding cyclic-di-AMP receptor: MKMITVIIHDEDSKELLKKLNEKEFGVTKLASTGGFLRSGNTTLLIGVSKEQVDEVLEMIKVTCKKRRQLTTTAPVGANTSNFVVLPLEVTVGGATVFITDVEHYAKY, translated from the coding sequence ATGAAAATGATTACAGTCATTATACACGATGAGGATTCCAAGGAATTACTTAAAAAACTGAATGAAAAGGAATTTGGAGTAACTAAGCTCGCATCAACCGGAGGATTCCTGCGTTCAGGCAACACCACTCTATTGATAGGAGTTTCGAAAGAACAGGTAGATGAGGTGCTTGAAATGATAAAGGTAACATGCAAAAAACGTAGACAATTAACCACAACAGCCCCGGTCGGAGCCAATACAAGCAATTTTGTGGTCTTGCCCTTGGAGGTTACAGTTGGCGGAGCAACAGTCTTTATAACCGATGTAGAGCATTATGCGAAATATTGA